The stretch of DNA CAGAGAACAGCAATAGCAATATCCATGGCGACCAAATAAAGACTGAAGTAGTTTTTCGAAAACACAGACAAATCCAAAATtcctattatcattattattatagaggTAGGGGAAAATATAcaagtcaaattatttttaaatacaaggaatttattattattttttttttatttatttatttatatttcaaatacaatcatttattattattattattttttattatttattttttttttcaatacaagtcattcattattattattatttttatttatttattttttttaaatacaaatcattcattcattcatttcctattcaaaattatttttcatttagcgTCGTTGTCCATATGGTCTACATAATGAGAAGGTGTTGGTCCACGATACTCCACAGGATTTAAACTGTTTGGTGCAGTAGCAGGATAAATAAAGTCGTATAATTGATCAAAATTCTTgactaaaatatcattatacaATAGAGGCAAACATGGGTCCATAAAACCCGGTTCAAGTTTTGTGTTGTCTTCAGTGGATTTCTGTATTTCCTCAAATAAATAGTCCCCAACAGCCATTTGTAAATATTGCTGAAGAGTTTCTTATTATCTTGGTGTTtgtcatcaataaattaatttcacatgaatttatatttcttgtaTCTTGTAAAGGAAAAGAGTGAGTACAAAAAGATGTTGGTACGTCTGGAGAAAACTGACATGCCTGGATATTAACGTCTGTACTGTATTCACTTTTATCTTGGACTATAAGAATCAAAGAACTTTTAGGTTTAATGTACTGTTTGTAATAAATgggttgtattatttaaaacaaaaattgtttttttattatcacgttttaatttattgatttctcCGTTAATCATCTTGGCATCGTCTTTATTCAGAATCCCAAATAATGTGCTTGATATTGCACCCACGATAGGGGTTCAttacgttttgtttttataacgtCTTTATGAATTGATTTGTTTTGTATACATTgcgattttttttcgttgttgtTCCAAAAAAGGAAGTCGCCGTGATACAAagttacaattattttacaattttatctgCTTCATACTTTTGACATATTTTATGTAGACCAGCCAATCCTGGGTCTTCTTTAGTATAATTACCATCCCCACCTAAATCAGCATCAAAGTAACGCAAAGGTAAAATATTCGGTAAACAATTGAGAAGATCGTCAACATCCATATACGTTGTAAGTTGCAGACTATTACTCGTTAGACACACGTTTtcgatataattataatacaaaCCCGGTGTTTGTACTTTCGATTCAATTATCTTCACAACTacagaaaaaatcaaaaatgctGTATACGCCATGGTATGGCCTGAATCACGACTTGTGATTGACTAagtcaattaatttacaacataGGTATATGAATAGGTAAAGTAATTTACAAGACaggttatatttgtttaaaaaattatttttatttttatatttatgaaataattggcCGTAAcacttttttaatatctgcTCTACATataacacatttttttaaatcagttgAACAATTTTTAGAAGAAACAAAATGTCtacatggtaaaaataatatacctaaattattttgaaaacaaattttacatttgaatCCAATATCTTCATTTATACTGTGGTAATCCATAGGTATATCGGGAGCCAATCTTTTATACCATTACCTCAGTGATAACACTGCACGTAGTCACCAGTACCAGTGTAGAACAATTCTGCCTTAGCTAGCTTTTCTTTTGTCTGGCTCATGTGTCTAGGCCAATATCCATATAATTTCAGGCGTCAGTCATCAGTCAAGTATTGTCGAACCTTGGCAGTTTTAAGATCAATTTCAGGATGTGGATCAGGGTACGGTGGTGGTACATAATCAAAAAGACTTAAAAATTCTCGATGATCAAGTCTTGATACATCAGctgaataatatgaataacgGAATGACGGTGAAATTAcaggagaaatatttttccgatAAGGGTAGTAAGTAGGTACAGCCACGGCGTCAGGGTGGATACCCACAGGGACATTTGCACATGGTATTCGCCGTACAAATTTACAACTTGGTTTGTTTCGATGATGTTCAAGCCAAGGAGTATCACCCAAAGTCCAATCGTTAATTTTAACCCCACATTCGAAACAACATACAAAGTTACTAACTCCTGTATAATAGAATCCGGCAGAAGCCAATTCTAAAATATC from Aphidius gifuensis isolate YNYX2018 linkage group LG4, ASM1490517v1, whole genome shotgun sequence encodes:
- the LOC122853831 gene encoding baculoviral IAP repeat-containing protein 2-like translates to MASSTSMVMAEHIEKRTWFECELASAGFYYTGVSNFVCCFECGVKINDWTLGDTPWLEHHRNKPSCKFVRRIPCANVPVADVSRLDHREFLSLFDYVPPPYPDPHPEIDLKTAKVRQYLTDD